A DNA window from Thermosynechococcaceae cyanobacterium Okahandja contains the following coding sequences:
- the rplV gene encoding 50S ribosomal protein L22 has translation MVSTSSPAARASAKYVRMSPHKVRRVLDQLRGQTYREALIMLRFMPYRACEPITKVLRSAAANAQHNLGLDPATLVISQAYADQGPALKRFRPRAQGRAYQIRKPTCHITIAVAPQNTADES, from the coding sequence ATGGTTTCTACCTCTTCTCCTGCTGCCCGCGCTTCAGCCAAGTACGTGCGCATGTCCCCCCACAAGGTGCGGCGGGTCTTGGATCAACTGCGGGGACAAACCTACCGCGAAGCCCTCATTATGCTGCGGTTTATGCCCTACCGCGCCTGTGAACCCATTACCAAGGTACTGCGCTCGGCAGCGGCTAACGCACAGCACAATTTGGGTTTAGATCCGGCCACCCTTGTAATTAGCCAAGCCTACGCAGATCAAGGCCCGGCATTGAAGCGGTTCCGTCCCCGTGCCCAGGGGCGTGCCTATCAAATTCGCAAACCCACCTGCCACATCACCATTGCTGTGGCACCCCAAAACACTGCTGACGAATCGTAG
- the rpsS gene encoding 30S ribosomal protein S19: MGRSLKKGPFVADHLLRKIEALNERNSKEVIKTWSRASTILPEMIGHTIAVHNGKQHVPVYITEQMVGHKLGEFAPTRNFRSHVKGDKKARH; this comes from the coding sequence ATGGGACGTTCACTCAAAAAAGGCCCCTTTGTGGCCGATCACCTCTTACGGAAAATTGAAGCGCTGAACGAGCGCAACAGCAAGGAAGTGATCAAAACTTGGTCACGGGCATCAACTATTTTGCCGGAAATGATTGGCCACACCATTGCGGTCCACAACGGCAAGCAGCACGTGCCGGTCTATATCACCGAGCAGATGGTGGGTCATAAGCTGGGGGAATTTGCCCCCACCCGTAACTTCCGCAGCCACGTCAAGGGTGATAAAAAAGCCCGCCATTGA
- the rplB gene encoding 50S ribosomal protein L2, with product MGIRAYRPYTPGTRQKSVSDFAEITTDKPEKSLTRGYKRDKGRNNRGVITSRRRGGGHKRRYRDVDFRRSSKLNVPAKVATVEYDPNRNARIALVHYQDGEKRYILHPRDLTPGSSIIASPDAPIEVGNALPLAKIPLGTGVHNVEITPGRGAQMVRAAGAMAQVVAKEGDMVTLKLPSGEVRLFRKECYATIGQVGNVDANNVSMGKAGRNRWKGRRPKVRGSVMNPVDHPHGGGEGRAPIGRSGPVTPWGKPTLGYKTRKKKKLSNALIVRRRKKSSKRGRGGRQS from the coding sequence ATGGGTATTCGTGCATACCGACCCTACACCCCCGGCACTCGTCAAAAATCCGTTTCCGACTTTGCCGAAATTACGACAGACAAACCGGAAAAGTCCCTAACCCGTGGCTACAAGCGGGATAAGGGGCGCAACAATCGCGGTGTCATTACCAGTCGGCGGCGGGGCGGCGGCCATAAACGGCGCTATCGCGATGTGGACTTTCGCCGCAGCAGTAAGCTGAATGTGCCCGCCAAAGTGGCCACGGTGGAATACGATCCCAACCGGAACGCTCGCATTGCCCTTGTTCACTACCAAGATGGTGAAAAGCGTTATATTCTGCACCCGCGGGATCTCACCCCCGGCAGCAGCATTATTGCTAGCCCCGATGCCCCCATTGAAGTGGGCAATGCCCTACCCTTAGCCAAAATTCCTCTGGGTACAGGGGTCCACAACGTGGAAATTACCCCCGGGCGAGGTGCCCAAATGGTGCGTGCCGCGGGAGCCATGGCACAGGTGGTGGCCAAAGAGGGAGATATGGTGACCCTGAAGCTGCCCTCAGGAGAGGTACGTCTGTTCCGCAAGGAGTGCTACGCCACCATCGGCCAAGTGGGCAATGTGGATGCCAACAACGTCAGCATGGGCAAAGCCGGTCGCAATCGCTGGAAAGGGCGGCGACCCAAAGTGCGTGGTTCCGTCATGAATCCGGTGGATCACCCCCACGGTGGCGGTGAAGGGCGGGCACCCATTGGCCGCAGTGGGCCGGTAACCCCATGGGGTAAACCCACCCTTGGTTACAAAACCCGCAAGAAGAAAAAGCTCAGCAATGCCCTCATTGTACGGCGACGCAAGAAGTCGTCCAAGCGGGGTCGGGGCGGTCGTCAGTCTTAA
- a CDS encoding 50S ribosomal protein L23 has protein sequence MQPRVLADLIKRPIITEKATVLLENNQYTFDVDRRATKPQIKAAIEDLFNVKVTGVNTYNLPQKQKRVGRFIGHRSQYKRAIVTLAPDDKITLFPDV, from the coding sequence GTGCAGCCCCGTGTCCTTGCGGATTTAATTAAGCGACCCATCATCACCGAAAAAGCAACGGTGCTCCTAGAAAATAACCAGTACACCTTTGATGTGGATCGCCGCGCCACCAAACCCCAAATTAAAGCTGCCATTGAAGATCTCTTTAACGTCAAGGTGACAGGCGTGAACACCTACAACCTGCCCCAAAAGCAAAAGCGGGTTGGGCGCTTCATTGGTCATCGCAGCCAGTACAAGCGGGCGATCGTCACCCTTGCCCCCGACGACAAAATTACTCTCTTCCCCGACGTTTAA
- the rplD gene encoding 50S ribosomal protein L4 produces MVACVVKDWQGAERGEATLDLATAKPETANHIVHRALVRQLANARQGTVSTKTRAEVRGGGRKPWRQKGTGRARAGSIRSPLWRGGGVIFGPKPRDYTQKMNRKERRLALRTALMSRTADLIVVEEFADQLPRPKTKELVTALQRWGVEPEQTVLLLVDELAEMVVLSARNVPTLKILRADQLNIFDLLHADRIVATTAAIAKIQEVYSD; encoded by the coding sequence ATGGTTGCATGTGTTGTAAAGGACTGGCAGGGGGCTGAACGGGGCGAGGCAACGCTTGACCTAGCGACGGCCAAGCCCGAAACCGCCAATCATATCGTCCATCGCGCCCTTGTGCGGCAGTTAGCCAATGCCCGTCAAGGAACCGTTTCCACTAAAACGCGTGCAGAAGTGCGCGGCGGCGGTCGTAAACCGTGGCGGCAAAAAGGCACCGGTCGTGCCCGAGCCGGCTCCATTCGTTCACCCCTGTGGCGCGGCGGTGGTGTCATCTTTGGGCCCAAGCCCCGCGACTACACCCAAAAAATGAACCGCAAAGAGCGGCGGTTGGCGCTGCGTACCGCTCTAATGAGTCGCACAGCCGATTTGATTGTGGTTGAAGAGTTTGCCGATCAACTGCCCCGTCCCAAAACCAAAGAATTAGTCACGGCGCTCCAGCGCTGGGGGGTAGAACCCGAGCAAACAGTGCTGCTGCTGGTGGATGAGCTAGCAGAAATGGTGGTACTGTCCGCCCGTAATGTACCCACCTTAAAAATTCTGCGCGCCGATCAACTCAATATCTTTGATTTACTCCACGCCGATCGCATTGTGGCCACCACCGCGGCGATCGCCAAAATTCAGGAGGTTTACAGTGACTAA
- the rplC gene encoding 50S ribosomal protein L3, which yields MTVGILGTKLGMTQIFDEAGKAVPITVVQAGPCPITQIKTPQTDGYTAIQVAFGEVREKNLTRPERGHLSKHSQTPPMRHLREYRLEDTSPYQLGQSITVDIFSAGQLVDVRGTSIGRGFAGYQKRHNFKRGPMAHGSKNHRLPGSTGAGTTPGRVFPGKRMAGRTGNATVTIRKLQVVRVDSERNLLLIKGALPGKPGALVSITPAKVVGRK from the coding sequence GTGACAGTTGGTATTTTAGGGACAAAACTGGGCATGACCCAAATCTTCGACGAGGCGGGCAAAGCTGTCCCCATTACGGTGGTGCAAGCGGGGCCATGTCCGATTACCCAGATCAAGACCCCCCAAACCGACGGCTACACGGCCATTCAAGTGGCCTTTGGCGAGGTGCGCGAAAAAAACCTGACTCGCCCCGAGCGCGGCCACCTCAGCAAGCATTCCCAAACGCCGCCCATGCGTCACCTGCGGGAATATCGCCTTGAGGACACCTCCCCCTATCAACTGGGGCAGAGCATTACCGTTGATATTTTTAGTGCCGGTCAATTGGTGGATGTGCGGGGCACCAGCATTGGTCGTGGCTTTGCGGGCTACCAAAAGCGGCATAACTTTAAGCGCGGGCCAATGGCGCACGGCTCAAAAAATCACCGCTTACCCGGTTCGACGGGGGCAGGTACCACGCCCGGGCGGGTGTTTCCGGGCAAACGAATGGCGGGTCGCACCGGCAATGCCACGGTCACCATTCGCAAGTTGCAGGTGGTACGGGTCGATAGCGAGCGGAACTTGCTCCTCATCAAGGGCGCACTGCCCGGTAAACCCGGGGCACTGGTGAGCATTACCCCCGCAAAAGTTGTTGGTCGCAAGTAA
- the tgt gene encoding tRNA guanosine(34) transglycosylase Tgt: MFEFVCQQQCRHSHARAGLFYTPHGSVATPRFMPVGTLANVKTLTPEHLKAAGAQMILANTYHLHLQPGEAIVAAAGGLHRFMGWSGPILTDSGGFQVFSLSEMRQISDAGVVFRSPHDGQMIELSPERAIHIQAQLGADVIMAFDECPPYPASREAVVQATQRTLHWLERCIAAKERPDQALFGIVQGGVYGDLRRECATAMLAYDLPGYAIGGVSVGEPTAAMHEIVALTAPLLPVHKPRYLMGVGTHLEMLRAIAAGIDLFDCVIPTRLARHGCAIVQGRRWNLKNAQFRRDYDPLDATCPCYTCTTFSRAYLSHLVRAKELLAYTLLSIHNVTELIRFTQAARQAILEERFASFAAEWEQQLGAANNHD, translated from the coding sequence GTGTTTGAGTTTGTCTGTCAGCAGCAGTGTCGCCACAGCCATGCCCGAGCGGGCTTGTTTTATACGCCCCACGGCAGTGTGGCCACGCCCCGCTTTATGCCGGTGGGTACGTTAGCCAACGTTAAAACCCTCACCCCTGAGCACCTGAAGGCGGCAGGGGCGCAAATGATCTTAGCTAATACCTATCACCTGCACCTACAACCCGGGGAGGCCATTGTGGCGGCAGCGGGCGGGCTGCACCGTTTTATGGGCTGGAGCGGCCCGATTCTCACGGATTCGGGGGGGTTTCAGGTGTTTAGCCTGAGTGAGATGCGCCAGATCTCTGATGCAGGGGTGGTGTTTCGCTCGCCCCACGACGGCCAGATGATTGAGTTGTCACCGGAGCGCGCTATTCACATCCAAGCCCAACTCGGGGCGGATGTGATCATGGCCTTTGATGAGTGCCCCCCTTATCCCGCCAGTCGCGAGGCGGTGGTACAGGCCACCCAGCGCACCCTACACTGGCTAGAGCGCTGCATTGCCGCTAAGGAGCGACCGGATCAGGCGCTGTTTGGGATTGTCCAAGGGGGAGTCTATGGGGATCTGCGGCGCGAGTGTGCTACCGCCATGCTGGCCTACGACCTACCCGGCTATGCCATTGGCGGTGTCAGTGTGGGGGAGCCAACCGCCGCGATGCACGAGATTGTGGCCCTGACGGCACCGCTACTGCCGGTTCATAAACCCCGCTATTTGATGGGGGTGGGCACCCACCTAGAAATGCTGCGGGCGATCGCTGCCGGAATTGACTTATTTGACTGTGTGATTCCCACCCGTTTGGCGCGCCATGGCTGTGCCATTGTGCAAGGTCGCCGCTGGAACCTCAAGAATGCTCAGTTTCGGCGGGATTATGACCCCCTTGATGCCACCTGTCCCTGCTACACCTGTACCACGTTTAGCCGCGCCTACCTAAGTCACTTAGTGCGTGCCAAGGAGTTACTGGCCTACACCCTCCTGTCCATTCATAACGTGACGGAACTGATCCGCTTTACTCAGGCCGCTCGCCAGGCGATTCTTGAGGAACGCTTTGCCAGCTTTGCGGCAGAATGGGAGCAGCAGTTAGGTGCCGCCAACAATCATGATTAG
- a CDS encoding DUF2752 domain-containing protein, with translation MISFSDAVLSKDERLSRWGFLGLASAPLVGSVLFNHGMAPPFVICPLRNLTGIPCPGCGLTRSFMAIARGDLEYALSMHLFGPVLFAAFALVVIFMAAELKTGRRLRRTPFRYLQRIEHWWWLAVLYFGYYGLRLASLIQTGEFYIIPFRG, from the coding sequence ATGATTAGCTTTTCCGATGCGGTTTTATCGAAGGATGAACGTCTCAGCCGCTGGGGCTTTTTGGGCTTGGCCAGTGCTCCTTTGGTTGGGTCGGTGTTGTTTAATCATGGGATGGCTCCCCCCTTTGTCATTTGTCCCCTGCGGAATTTAACCGGCATTCCCTGCCCGGGGTGCGGCCTGACCCGCTCGTTTATGGCCATTGCCCGGGGGGATCTCGAGTATGCCCTCTCGATGCACCTGTTTGGCCCTGTCCTCTTTGCCGCCTTTGCCCTAGTCGTGATCTTCATGGCGGCTGAACTCAAAACCGGTCGCCGACTGCGGCGTACCCCTTTTCGCTACCTCCAACGGATCGAGCACTGGTGGTGGCTGGCCGTGCTCTACTTTGGTTACTATGGCCTGCGCTTGGCGAGTCTTATCCAAACCGGCGAGTTTTACATTATTCCTTTCCGGGGCTAA
- the lpxB gene encoding lipid-A-disaccharide synthase, producing MAHLFISTGEVSGDLQGALLVKALYRLADERGLPLTISALGGDRMAAAGARVLFNTAGIGSVGLLEALPLVKATIALQLKARRYLQNHPPDLVVLIDYIGGNVAMGRFIRKHFRVPMVYYIAPQEWVWSHSLKTTRQIVALSDRLIAIFPEEAKYYRQHGANVVWVGHPLLDRIAAAPSREAARQALGIGAQELAIALLPLSRKQEIRSLLPLILAAATNIAQVYPQARFWLPLSLRQYRPAIEAVLERYPIPVTLADDSLLVLAAADLAIAKSGTVNLETALLNVPQVVIYRVHPLSLWLYRTFLSFKLDFVSPPNLLAGKAIVPELLQEQATVANITATALALLQQPQKQAAMQAAYAEMRHAMGTPGVVERAAREILDLLVSPGKE from the coding sequence ATGGCGCATTTGTTTATTAGCACCGGCGAAGTGTCCGGCGATCTTCAGGGAGCCTTACTGGTAAAAGCCCTCTACCGCCTAGCGGATGAACGGGGGCTTCCCCTAACCATTTCTGCCCTCGGGGGCGATCGCATGGCCGCCGCAGGAGCAAGGGTGCTGTTCAATACCGCTGGGATTGGCTCGGTGGGCCTGCTGGAAGCACTGCCCTTAGTAAAAGCAACGATTGCGCTGCAACTGAAGGCGCGCCGCTACCTTCAGAACCATCCGCCGGATCTGGTGGTACTGATTGACTATATTGGCGGGAATGTGGCCATGGGGCGCTTTATTCGCAAGCACTTTCGGGTGCCCATGGTCTATTACATTGCTCCGCAAGAATGGGTGTGGTCCCATAGCCTCAAAACCACGCGCCAAATTGTTGCCCTCAGCGATCGTCTAATTGCGATTTTCCCAGAAGAGGCCAAGTACTACCGCCAGCACGGTGCCAATGTCGTTTGGGTGGGGCACCCCCTGCTCGATCGCATTGCGGCGGCTCCTAGCCGTGAGGCTGCCCGTCAAGCCTTGGGCATTGGGGCGCAGGAGTTGGCCATTGCCCTGTTGCCCCTGTCCCGGAAGCAGGAAATTCGATCCCTGTTGCCCTTGATTTTGGCCGCCGCCACCAATATTGCCCAAGTTTATCCCCAAGCCCGTTTTTGGTTACCCCTTTCGCTGCGGCAGTACCGTCCGGCCATTGAAGCGGTTCTAGAGCGTTACCCCATTCCGGTGACCTTAGCGGACGATTCGTTACTGGTGTTGGCCGCCGCCGACCTCGCGATCGCCAAATCCGGTACTGTGAACTTAGAAACAGCGCTGCTGAACGTCCCCCAGGTGGTCATCTACCGCGTGCATCCCCTCAGCCTGTGGCTCTACCGCACCTTCTTGAGCTTTAAGCTGGATTTTGTCTCGCCCCCCAACCTACTGGCGGGCAAAGCCATTGTGCCGGAACTGCTACAGGAGCAGGCCACGGTTGCCAACATTACCGCCACAGCCCTAGCGTTACTGCAGCAGCCCCAGAAACAAGCGGCGATGCAGGCCGCCTACGCCGAAATGCGCCACGCCATGGGTACCCCCGGGGTGGTGGAGCGGGCAGCCCGGGAAATCCTTGACCTGCTGGTTAGCCCCGGAAAGGAATAA
- the gshA gene encoding glutamate--cysteine ligase, whose translation MLSKGFEVELYTGTPAGEIMGLSDRIVQALPGFVREPDSRNVEFTTPPAYLYDQALCDLLRPRFRLRAYLRSLGALTLVPGSTLSLGDTQRFYRSDPHNPYHTYIEQTYGTRVVTASVHINIGLRDPELLIRACRLVRMEAALFLALSASSPFLDGTVTGYHSTRWATFPKTPAHVPLFTSHAHFIAWTEAQLQQGTMQNVRHLWSAVRPNGDRRPYDLNRLELRICDLVTDPIELLAITALLEARLLQLLEDPELDPLHSSTLHRQGVDLAELADANEQAAAHHSLGAVLTHWQDGRRLTAADWIHELFTQVWPIAKGQGFSCFLAPIKKILRQGNTAQQWLEQYEAGATIPEIMAAAVQQMAAAELEFQDQLCQPVAALQG comes from the coding sequence ATGCTATCCAAGGGCTTTGAGGTTGAACTCTACACTGGCACCCCCGCCGGTGAGATTATGGGGCTGTCGGATCGGATTGTGCAGGCCCTACCCGGGTTTGTGCGGGAGCCGGACAGTCGCAATGTCGAATTCACCACGCCGCCAGCCTATCTTTACGATCAGGCGCTGTGTGACCTATTGCGGCCACGCTTTCGCCTGCGCGCCTACCTGCGGTCGTTGGGAGCGCTTACCCTCGTCCCGGGCAGCACCCTGAGTTTAGGGGACACACAGCGGTTTTATCGCTCAGATCCACACAATCCTTACCATACCTACATTGAGCAAACCTACGGCACGCGGGTGGTTACCGCCAGCGTCCATATCAATATCGGGCTGCGGGATCCAGAACTGTTGATCCGCGCCTGTCGCCTTGTGCGCATGGAGGCGGCGTTGTTTTTGGCGCTGAGTGCCTCCTCTCCCTTTTTAGATGGGACAGTGACGGGCTATCACTCGACGCGCTGGGCAACATTTCCCAAAACCCCTGCCCACGTGCCTCTTTTTACCAGCCATGCCCACTTTATTGCTTGGACGGAAGCGCAACTGCAACAGGGCACAATGCAAAATGTGCGCCATCTTTGGAGTGCGGTGCGCCCCAATGGCGATCGCCGTCCCTACGATCTCAATCGACTGGAGTTGCGCATCTGCGATCTGGTGACCGACCCGATTGAGCTATTGGCCATTACGGCGCTGTTAGAGGCGCGGCTATTGCAGTTGCTAGAGGATCCGGAACTGGATCCGTTGCACTCTAGTACGCTGCACCGCCAAGGGGTTGATCTGGCCGAACTGGCCGATGCCAATGAACAAGCAGCGGCTCACCATAGCCTTGGGGCGGTGCTCACTCACTGGCAAGATGGTCGCCGCCTCACCGCCGCCGACTGGATTCATGAACTCTTTACACAGGTGTGGCCGATCGCCAAAGGGCAGGGGTTTAGTTGTTTTTTGGCACCCATCAAAAAAATTCTGCGCCAAGGAAATACCGCCCAGCAATGGCTAGAACAGTACGAAGCTGGGGCAACCATTCCTGAGATTATGGCCGCGGCGGTGCAGCAGATGGCCGCCGCAGAACTCGAGTTTCAGGATCAACTCTGTCAACCCGTGGCGGCGTTACAGGGATAG
- a CDS encoding shikimate dehydrogenase, which produces MPAISGTTKLLGVIGDPIEHTLSPAMHNAALAHLGLDYVYVPFAVQAGQLEAAIAGLAALGVVGFNVTIPHKETVLPYLAAVSDLAQQVGAVNTVYRGEQGWVGTNTDVHGFLAPLRSHPQNWSETAVLVLGYGGAARAVVAACHDLGCGQIYVSGRQPERLAAFVASWPTLTLEALPWEARTSCLEQTRLVVNTTPIGMSPHTDATPLEAQALAKLPPTAVVYDLIYKPRPTLLLQLAMARQLQTMDGLTMLLHQGAAALEHWIGQPAPTPVMAAALAAALA; this is translated from the coding sequence ATGCCTGCCATTTCGGGCACCACAAAGCTACTGGGGGTCATTGGCGACCCCATTGAGCATACCCTCTCACCAGCGATGCACAATGCGGCTCTGGCGCACTTGGGGCTAGATTACGTCTATGTGCCGTTTGCGGTTCAAGCCGGTCAATTGGAGGCGGCAATCGCGGGTCTGGCGGCTCTGGGGGTAGTGGGTTTTAATGTAACGATTCCCCACAAAGAGACAGTTCTGCCTTACTTAGCGGCAGTGAGTGACTTGGCGCAGCAGGTGGGGGCGGTGAATACGGTCTATCGGGGTGAGCAGGGCTGGGTGGGCACCAATACCGATGTGCACGGGTTCTTAGCGCCGTTGCGATCGCACCCCCAGAATTGGTCAGAGACGGCTGTTTTAGTTCTGGGCTATGGTGGCGCGGCGCGGGCGGTAGTGGCCGCCTGCCATGACCTAGGCTGTGGTCAGATCTACGTGAGTGGTCGGCAGCCGGAGCGCTTGGCGGCCTTTGTGGCCAGTTGGCCTACGCTGACCTTAGAGGCACTCCCGTGGGAGGCACGTACCTCCTGCTTAGAGCAAACTAGGCTAGTGGTCAATACTACCCCCATTGGCATGAGTCCCCACACCGATGCAACGCCCCTTGAGGCTCAAGCCTTAGCCAAGTTGCCCCCTACGGCAGTGGTCTATGACTTAATTTATAAACCGCGCCCCACGCTCCTACTCCAGTTGGCCATGGCTCGGCAACTGCAAACCATGGATGGGCTGACGATGCTGTTACACCAAGGGGCGGCAGCCCTCGAACACTGGATTGGTCAACCCGCCCCCACACCAGTGATGGCAGCGGCGCTGGCGGCGGCCTTGGCTTAG
- a CDS encoding P-II family nitrogen regulator — MKKVEAIIRPFKLDEVKIALVNAGIVGMTVSEVRGFGRQKGQTERYRGSEYTVEFLQKLKVEIVVEDAQVDMVVAKIIEAARTGEIGDGKIFVTPVEQVIRIRTSEKDHEAV; from the coding sequence TTGAAAAAGGTAGAAGCCATTATTCGTCCGTTTAAGCTTGATGAAGTAAAAATTGCCCTCGTCAATGCCGGTATTGTGGGCATGACGGTCTCGGAAGTACGGGGCTTTGGCCGCCAAAAGGGGCAAACGGAACGCTATCGCGGCTCGGAATATACAGTGGAATTTTTACAAAAATTAAAAGTAGAAATTGTTGTTGAAGATGCCCAAGTGGATATGGTCGTGGCCAAGATTATCGAAGCGGCGCGAACAGGGGAAATTGGCGATGGCAAGATTTTTGTAACCCCGGTGGAGCAGGTGATCCGTATCCGCACCAGCGAAAAAGACCACGAGGCGGTCTAA
- the rph gene encoding ribonuclease PH — protein sequence MGWQRPDGRDPQDLRSHRFQRHFTQFSLGSVLAHAGQTQVLCTVNVREGVPKFLEGSGRGWLTAEYRMLPGATRQRQEREVLKLSGRTQEIQRLIGRSLRAALDFDRLGERTLIVDADVLQADAGTRSVAITGGYIALADAVQQLLGQGVLTESPLVRQVAAVSVGLIDGEPYLDLSYAEDVTASVDFNVVMTDRGEFLEVQGTAEAGTFSRTDLNTMLDLAAKGIQQLVLAQQQALAYE from the coding sequence ATGGGGTGGCAGCGACCCGATGGCCGAGACCCACAGGATTTGCGATCGCACCGTTTTCAGCGCCATTTCACCCAATTTTCCCTTGGCTCGGTACTAGCTCACGCGGGTCAGACCCAAGTGCTGTGTACGGTGAATGTGCGGGAGGGGGTACCCAAATTTTTGGAAGGGAGTGGCCGCGGCTGGCTCACCGCCGAATATCGGATGCTGCCCGGTGCCACCCGCCAACGGCAAGAGCGGGAAGTCCTCAAGCTCTCTGGCCGTACCCAAGAGATTCAGCGCCTCATTGGCCGCAGCTTACGAGCCGCTTTAGACTTTGACCGTTTGGGGGAGCGCACCCTCATTGTGGATGCCGATGTGCTGCAAGCGGATGCCGGTACCCGCTCTGTGGCCATTACCGGAGGTTATATTGCCCTTGCGGATGCGGTGCAGCAGCTTTTAGGGCAAGGGGTACTCACAGAATCTCCCCTCGTGCGACAGGTGGCGGCGGTCTCCGTGGGGCTGATTGACGGGGAGCCGTACCTCGATCTTTCCTATGCTGAAGATGTGACCGCTAGCGTTGACTTTAACGTGGTGATGACCGACAGGGGTGAATTTCTGGAGGTGCAGGGAACAGCCGAGGCCGGCACCTTTAGCCGCACAGACCTCAACACAATGCTAGACTTAGCCGCGAAGGGGATTCAGCAACTGGTTTTAGCCCAACAACAGGCTCTTGCCTATGAATGA
- a CDS encoding response regulator transcription factor, with amino-acid sequence MLPLQILIIEDDRDIAALLEETLTQDGFSCRLCHDGLRGLELARELQPDLIILDLLLPLLDGLELCARLRQKPLPKDPYILMLTGKSDEIDRIVGLSTGADDYLVKPFSPRELLARVRALLRRSLRQGGQTPIYRTASFTLDPEQRQAVRHLGQNPPEPLDLTTLEFNLLMHLMSQPGRVWQRDQLIERVWGSDYFGDDRVVDTHIARLRKKVEPDPSEPMFIKTVIGVGYKFEDRS; translated from the coding sequence GTGCTGCCGCTGCAAATTTTAATTATCGAAGATGACCGCGACATTGCCGCCCTTTTAGAAGAAACACTCACCCAGGATGGCTTTAGTTGTCGCCTATGCCATGATGGCCTCAGAGGGCTGGAGCTCGCCAGAGAACTCCAACCGGACTTAATTATTCTGGATCTGCTGCTGCCCCTCCTTGATGGCCTAGAGCTGTGCGCGCGTCTGCGGCAAAAGCCCCTACCCAAAGATCCCTATATTCTGATGCTGACGGGTAAAAGTGATGAAATTGACCGCATTGTCGGGCTTTCGACGGGGGCGGATGACTACTTGGTAAAGCCCTTTAGCCCACGGGAACTTTTGGCGCGGGTGCGGGCGCTGTTGCGGCGGAGTTTACGCCAGGGAGGGCAAACCCCCATTTACCGTACCGCCAGTTTTACCCTTGACCCGGAGCAGCGGCAGGCGGTGCGTCATTTGGGGCAGAACCCTCCAGAACCCCTTGATTTGACTACCCTTGAGTTTAACCTGCTGATGCATCTGATGAGCCAGCCCGGGCGGGTGTGGCAGCGCGACCAACTCATTGAGCGGGTGTGGGGCAGCGACTACTTTGGGGATGACCGCGTGGTGGATACCCACATTGCGCGGCTGCGCAAAAAGGTAGAACCGGACCCCAGCGAACCAATGTTTATTAAAACGGTCATTGGTGTAGGTTACAAGTTTGAAGACCGTTCTTGA